Part of the Trichoderma asperellum chromosome 1, complete sequence genome is shown below.
atgtgtatgtgtgGCTTGAGAATAGCTACTTTCGAcctgcttttctcttttccttagATCACCTTGTTTGCTGACCACAGACCTCTTGCAGACCTTGCTCCGAATTCAATAGTCCCATAACtgagagacgagaaaaaCCAGCTATAAGATGAAGCTTCGATCCGCTGTCCCGCTGCTCTTGCAGATTTCTCTCCCGGCCGTTCTCGGCGCCGACACTGCAGACTGGAAGTCTCGTACCATCTACTTTGCCCTAACAGACCGAATTGCTCGCAGCTCAAGCGACACGGGCGGTGATGCGTGTTCAAATCTGAATGACTACTGCGGTGGTACGTTTCAGGGCTTGGAGAGCAAGTTGGACTACATCAAGGGCATGGGATTCGATGCCATCTGGATCACCCCCGTCGTTACCAGTGAGTTGCCGACCTATCCCCAGCCAATGATATCAATTCATCCTCTTGATTAATAGCTAACATGCCTTGAATAGACAGCGATTTCGGATACCACGGTTACTGGGCTCAGGATATTAATTCCATCAATTCTCACTATGGTTCCTCGGATGATTTAAAGAgtcttgttgatgctgctcatagcaaggtatatatttacacGACACTTTCAATTTTATGGGTCTGTGCTAAACCAATCAACAACAGGGCTTCTACATGATGGTCGATGTCGTCGCCAACCATATGGGAAACGCAAACATCACAGACgactctccctctcctctgAACCAAGACTCCTCATACCACACAAAGTGTGACATCGACTTCAACAACCAGACCAGCGTCGAAAACTGTTGGCTCGCCGGCCTCCCGGATCTTGACACTCAAAGCCCTACCATCAGGAGCTTGTACCAGGACTGGGTGTCCAACCTTGTATCTACATACGGCTTCGACGGCGTCCGCATTGACACCGTCAGGCACGTCGAGCAGGACTACTGGCCCGGCTTTGTCAACGCAACCGGCGTGTACTGTATTGGTGAAGTCTTCAACGGAGACCCAGACTTTATGCAGCCCTACCAATCGCTCATGCCTGGTCTGCTCAACTATGCCATATTCTACCCCCTCAATGCCTTTTATCAACAGACGGGCTCCTCTCAAAGCTTGGTTGACACGCATGACCGGCTTAGCTCGTTCCCTGACCCGACGGCGCTGGGTACCTTTGTCGATAACCACGACAACCCTCGCTTTCTCAGCGTCAAGAACGACACCTCTCTGTTCAAGAACGCTCTGACTTACACCATCCTCGGCCGAGGCATCCCCATTGTCTACTACGGCTCCGAGCAAGCCTTTTCAGGAAGCAACGACCCCGCCAACAGAGAAGACCTCTGGCGCAGCGGCTACAACACCGAGACCGACATGTACAACGCCATCTCCAAGCTCACATTTGCCAAGCACACCGCCGGTGGCCTTGCCGACAACGACCACAAGCACTTGTATGTTGAGCCCACGGCATATGCCTGGAGCCGTGCCGGCGGCAAGCTGGTGGCCTTTACGACCAATAGCGGCAGTGGCAGCTCGGCCCAGTTCTGCTTTGGCACGCAGGTCCCCAACGGTAGCTGGCAGAATGTGTTTGACTCTGGCAACGGCCCGACTTACACCGCCGACGGCAATGGACAGCTCTGCTTGAACACTACGAATGGCGAGCCGATTGTGCTGCTGTCCTCGTAAAGCATGATGGCAGTGCAATTTATGTATATGCATACTTGATTACTTGTCCTTACGCAGATAGAAGAACCTGGTTtaatttcccttttttggATATATTGTATACCATCACGAGAAAAGTACATATTTTTAGTCATAACAAAATTAGGCATTTACTACCTAGACTAgactgttgttgttgatgatgatgatgttgttaACTAGAGCGAGCGATAAAGCATGTCAAagattttcttcatcttccaggCCCGTTTTCGAATTGCCCGTAGATGTACATGAAATATCTGCCGTGTACTCAGAGTAATTGTACTAAATAAACCGTCCCAAAGAAAAACATTAGTAGCAATGCCGAGATATATTTTGTCCGCCAGGCCAGTTCAACCTGTGTGAATAAAATCTCCATGTGCTCATAAATGCATAATAAGTGCCACACCGAATCCTTTCTCCCCTCCCAAAATATAcgtaaagaaaaagcaagattaTAAAGTAGCAAAGTCGTCATGTCATAGAATAGCCTTCATAGTCCCTTGTATACTCGCGTGTCTTGTTCGTCGTTAGCCTGTCCTAGTCTGTATTACTCGATTGCGTGTATCGTCGATAGCCTTGTAGTTCTCAGCGTCCGCGCGATTagctctttattattaaccaCATTCTCTCCGTAGGAAgagtagatatatataccGTTGTGGTTGGTGatgcgtttttttttgttgtttttttttggagtttTCGTTCTTATTGATGATTCTCGACCTTGCGTGCCAGAACCGATGACTTCTGTCAAACGCGGGAGATATAAAGTGAGGAaagaagcagatgaagaaaaagataaaaataaaagaaaaagacaaggtTTCCGGAACCCCGATCCCCTTTTTGTACTCAGCCTGCGTGGCTTGTAACCCTTTGTCTTTGTCCTTGGCACTCCTGAAAAAGAATTTCCTTTTCGTATgccgggaaaaaaaatgagatgCAGTGAAAACGAAATCACACAACTTCCTGCAGCAAATTGCGAACCGAAACATTGAAAGACTTGCGAACCGATTTGCAGAACGAAATCCGAGCCGGAGGGTAGCATGAAAATGCGAGCTCATGTAGTAAATGAAATGCTTATTGCAAGGTGAATCTAAGAAGCAATGGAAAATGCAGACAGAGGAACTGAAATAAGAAATAGATATAGGAAGATGCAATTATGGGTATCATATAGGTTCAGACTTAGGCGATGTGTGTACCATTCTTGGTTACCACAACCAGAGGCTCGTCAGGAAGAAGGCCCCTGGACCGAAGAATCATGCCCAGCTCCTTAAGCTTGACAGGCTTGGTCAGGAATAAATCCACTCCACTGCCAAAGGCTTCTTGCTGCGCGCTCTCCGATGCCAGGCCCGTGAGTGCAAAGATGACGCAGGGTTTGAGCTGATGTTCTCGCTCGTAGGCACGGATGCAGCGCGTGGCCTCGAAGCCGTCCATAACAGGCATCGAGACGTCCATGAAGATGTATTTACAGTGGTTCGGATTCGCCTTGTAGGCTTCGACGGCTAAAGAGCCGTTGGTGGCGGTGTGGTAAGCCCGGCCTAGCTTCTTCATGTAGATGGATAGAATGTCGAGGTTGATGCTGTTATCCTCTACAAGCAGGAATTCAGGTTCCGGCACtgcctcatcttcttttggCGTGACAAGAGTTGGCTCGCTCGCCTCTTCCAGCTTTACGGACTTGGTGTCGTTCTTATCAACATGTAGATTCTGCGTGGGCTGGACACTAGGAATTGGTGTCGGCAGCTGCGTCTTGACGTCGCTTAGGATCTCTGGGACAGCGGAGGTGAATTCTTGGCTTGGGCTGACAGGAGATATGGGAATTGACTTCATCTCGTTGCCGCGTCTGAATGCCATGGCAACTGCTTTGGCGAGTTTACGGGGACCGACACTAGAATGGAAGAGGCGAGAGATTAGTTTGAATGTATGATGGGGGGGCCAAACAAGGATAGGATTCAACTTACGGCTGTGCAACGAATTCAAAGATTCGGTGCGCCTTGACCCGCTCAAATTGCGCTGCGCTCTTATAAGCCACAAGAGTGTTTCTACACAGGACAACGCAAGGAGGCCCATGCATGATCTCTTCCAGCGGGGAGGCGGCGAGCGTATCCTCGACCCAAATAACGCAATCAGGTGCCTTCTCTTtggcttcggcttcggtGATGACCTTCAGACCAAGCCACTCGCGACAGTTACGATCAACCTCAACCTGGAGGTCCGTGTAGGATCCGTCCAACATACGCCGCCTGCCTCTCTTGCCAATGTCGAAGCCCATCAGACTAACACGAAGGCCCGCTGCCTCCGCCACGTATTTATCGAACTCACCTTCGTTCTCAGCAACTTGCGGGGTGCCATCAGGCGGCGTCACCGTCTGCATGAGTGGTAGAGAGACACGAACGATTGTTCCCACATTGACTCGGCTCTCAACATTGACACGGCCTCTGAGCTGCGAGGTGATTTGCTTCACGAAACTGAGGCCCAAGCCGGTTCCTGGGGCGAGATGATCTTCCTGAGAGAATGGCTTGTACAAGTCATTGCGCAGGTAGTCTTCGCCAATGCCCTTTCCAGTGTCAGACACGACAATGTTGACGACAGCATCAGCCGAAGACTTTCGCTTCGGCTTAGTCTGGCTGAGGCGCACTTTGATGGAGCCCTTTTGTGTATATTTGAGCGAGTTGCCAAGCAGATTCATCACAATGCGTCGAATTGCACCAGGCTGAGTGTAGAATCGCCAGTTGCACGCGTGGTCGATTTCAAGGAAGACAGTCACCTCTCCCAGCGCAATCTTGCCGTTTGAGCCAAGTTCTTCCATAGCTTGCATGGCGTCGAGACGGCGCATCGCAGTGAAATCAGAGGCGTGGGCAGAAGTCTTGTGCTTGGCGAGCTGCAAGGCCATGTGCATGAAGTTGAAGCCGGCATAGACGCCATCCATGACTTCTTCAACGATGCCATCGAGCCGAATATGCTTGTACAAGCTCAGCATTCCCTCCTCGACCGATCGTGCAGTGCTTGGTCGTAGCCCTCTAGGCTCCGACGTCTGAACACCCGTTTTTCTGGCCTGGATAAATCGGTTCACTTTGGAATAGTCGAGAAGATGATCCACTGTGTCTACCAGCGTGCGGCAGCAAATTTCAATGGTATGGGCAATATTGCCCTGGAAGACGGTCAGCTCAGTGTCGCGAAGCAGCTCGATGCCGAGGACAGCGCCATGCAGGGGCGATCGCAGTTCATGGGATAGCGAGCTCAAGGCGTCCGACTTGGCCTGGTTTGCAGCAAATGTCTTGAGACGAAGCGTTTCCGCAATGGCCAGGATACTAACGGCCTTGAGGAAATTCAACTCTGCACCCACGGTGAAGATTCTGGTCGGAGTCAGCGTGTAGATGAAGGCTCCAGCGCACCATCGCTGCTTTCTGGGGTCCCAGACGGGGACAAAAGCCACGCTGCGGGCTTTTGGAAACACCTCTTGGATGATCCGTCCTTCGTTGTGACGTGCCCAAGGACGCTTATGGCGCTTAGACTGAGAGGCGTCGTCTGGCACTGGCTGCTGTGGCGCGGGCTGAACAGGCTTGTCAGAGTCTTTGGAAAGATCCGTCACCCAACCGTCGTCGTCGGACGAGTCACTGGACTGCAGTTCTCCGTTGCTTCCAAAGTTGAAAATATGACCCTTTGGATACCGCTGAAGGAGCTTTGCGAGGAATGGCTGGGCCATGTTGATTCGCCGCATCGAGCCATCCTCCAAGTCAATGCGACGGCTTTCCGTTGTTGAATACCCCAGCACTTGGCAGGTTGGCCACTTCTTAGCCTCAGACTCAGTAGGCGT
Proteins encoded:
- a CDS encoding uncharacterized protein (SECRETED:SignalP(1-25)~CAZy:GH13): MKLRSAVPLLLQISLPAVLGADTADWKSRTIYFALTDRIARSSSDTGGDACSNLNDYCGGTFQGLESKLDYIKGMGFDAIWITPVVTNSDFGYHGYWAQDINSINSHYGSSDDLKSLVDAAHSKGFYMMVDVVANHMGNANITDDSPSPLNQDSSYHTKCDIDFNNQTSVENCWLAGLPDLDTQSPTIRSLYQDWVSNLVSTYGFDGVRIDTVRHVEQDYWPGFVNATGVYCIGEVFNGDPDFMQPYQSLMPGLLNYAIFYPLNAFYQQTGSSQSLVDTHDRLSSFPDPTALGTFVDNHDNPRFLSVKNDTSLFKNALTYTILGRGIPIVYYGSEQAFSGSNDPANREDLWRSGYNTETDMYNAISKLTFAKHTAGGLADNDHKHLYVEPTAYAWSRAGGKLVAFTTNSGSGSSAQFCFGTQVPNGSWQNVFDSGNGPTYTADGNGQLCLNTTNGEPIVLLSS
- a CDS encoding uncharacterized protein (EggNog:ENOG41), whose translation is MDGRPMPPYRAVSEATRQRETFKYDPTLLSTSKVNNNGEPLPSSELTPSQDLVLTGLAQLAVFQTGTERAFISLFDVEHQYFIAEATRMLPLSAEDSDLGLWMCGTAIPRAHSTCEYTLLESHRLERPRGGLQIEKDATQFDHCEPDGDQLPVLVVKDLATDPRFKSKPYCQPGGGHHFYASVPIRTQRGINIGALCVVSSMPNCRWNSQFSTLMRRLSMAVMDHLEANFSKVAYMRSERMIRGLGFFVEGKATASSWAPVAGRETFTETPDALRLARQALLADSETPSKQPISEVAAHTTPNTERSLSPDGKQPDPNPSKDRLPKPAAETKWADSFVPGPNPMVDTFSEAAQTIRESLETDGCLFLDSSLGYFGEYGGRSKGSRKSRTANPSSRDNESSSEDEDDDSGSDLDEEGDMDSQPGGDDSSAHNTNGTPTESEAKKWPTCQVLGYSTTESRRIDLEDGSMRRINMAQPFLAKLLQRYPKGHIFNFGSNGELQSSDSSDDDGWVTDLSKDSDKPVQPAPQQPVPDDASQSKRHKRPWARHNEGRIIQEVFPKARSVAFVPVWDPRKQRWCAGAFIYTLTPTRIFTVGAELNFLKAVSILAIAETLRLKTFAANQAKSDALSSLSHELRSPLHGAVLGIELLRDTELTVFQGNIAHTIEICCRTLVDTVDHLLDYSKVNRFIQARKTGVQTSEPRGLRPSTARSVEEGMLSLYKHIRLDGIVEEVMDGVYAGFNFMHMALQLAKHKTSAHASDFTAMRRLDAMQAMEELGSNGKIALGEVTVFLEIDHACNWRFYTQPGAIRRIVMNLLGNSLKYTQKGSIKVRLSQTKPKRKSSADAVVNIVVSDTGKGIGEDYLRNDLYKPFSQEDHLAPGTGLGLSFVKQITSQLRGRVNVESRVNVGTIVRVSLPLMQTVTPPDGTPQVAENEGEFDKYVAEAAGLRVSLMGFDIGKRGRRRMLDGSYTDLQVEVDRNCREWLGLKVITEAEAKEKAPDCVIWVEDTLAASPLEEIMHGPPCVVLCRNTLVAYKSAAQFERVKAHRIFEFVAQPVGPRKLAKAVAMAFRRGNEMKSIPISPVSPSQEFTSAVPEILSDVKTQLPTPIPSVQPTQNLHVDKNDTKSVKLEEASEPTLVTPKEDEAVPEPEFLLVEDNSINLDILSIYMKKLGRAYHTATNGSLAVEAYKANPNHCKYIFMDVSMPVMDGFEATRCIRAYEREHQLKPCVIFALTGLASESAQQEAFGSGVDLFLTKPVKLKELGMILRSRGLLPDEPLVVVTKNGTHIA
- a CDS encoding uncharacterized protein (SECRETED:SignalP(1-20)~CAZy:GH13), which produces MCVYKMKLRSAVPLLLQISLPAVLGADTADWKSRTIYFALTDRIARSSSDTGGDACSNLNDYCGGTFQGLESKLDYIKGMGFDAIWITPVVTNSDFGYHGYWAQDINSINSHYGSSDDLKSLVDAAHSKGFYMMVDVVANHMGNANITDDSPSPLNQDSSYHTKCDIDFNNQTSVENCWLAGLPDLDTQSPTIRSLYQDWVSNLVSTYGFDGVRIDTVRHVEQDYWPGFVNATGVYCIGEVFNGDPDFMQPYQSLMPGLLNYAIFYPLNAFYQQTGSSQSLVDTHDRLSSFPDPTALGTFVDNHDNPRFLSVKNDTSLFKNALTYTILGRGIPIVYYGSEQAFSGSNDPANREDLWRSGYNTETDMYNAISKLTFAKHTAGGLADNDHKHLYVEPTAYAWSRAGGKLVAFTTNSGSGSSAQFCFGTQVPNGSWQNVFDSGNGPTYTADGNGQLCLNTTNGEPIVLLSS